The genomic region TCTTCACTTGCATTAATGTCGATTTTTATTGGCATCGCGACGGGGGATTTGGGCTTGTATGTCTTGGGGCGTTACGCCCGAAAAGTCAGATGGTTACGCTATCGAGCCTTAACCAATTCTTCGTTTAAAGTCGTGAGACAAAAGCTGACCCAGCGTGCTTTTTTGAACCTTTTCTTAATTCGTTTTATTCCCGGCTTAAGAACCATTGGTTTTACCTTAAGTGGTTTTCTCGTCATTCCGTTACCTGTCTTTTTTAGTGCTGTTCTGCTTGCTACTTCTATTTGGACGCTGGTGGTGTTCACACTAATTTACCAAATAGGTAGCAGTGTTTTTATGCAAGTTTCAGAGCTGAAATGGCTACTTATTCCTGTGGCATTTGGTCTGTTGTTTTTAATGAATCGTTTTCTTAATAAATCGTTTACGCGAGGTATGTCATGAGTGCCATGGTTGAGGGGCAGTTCATTGCGCCAAATAGAATTAATGCTGGAATGCCGCTGCTCCAAGTTGAAGAGGAAGCGAGTATTTCACCTTATGAATTCATGCCAAGCTGGTTTTTTTACGCGCCAGTGGTCGTGCAGAGTCTGTTACTTGGTGTGCGTCACGGCGATGTTTGTTTGCCTTTAATTGCCAATCCTAGCATCAAGTTGAGCGGCATGGTGGGCGAGTCCAAAACAGACATATTGAATTTGGCTGGCCCAGTAGCCAAGCAATGGATTGAGCCTTTTATTACCCTGACGAAAAACCAAGAGAGCGTTGCTGTTCAATTAGAAGACGCACAGCAAGCAATGGACGTCGCGCAGTTGTCATTTCCCATTGTGGCTAAGCCAGATTTAGGGTGTCGTGGTGTTGGTGTCAAGCTACTGAAATCCACAGCGCAACTTCATGACTATATTCAAACGTTTCCTATCTCCGCTCAGTTTCTACTGCAACGTAAAGCGCCATATCAAGCGGAAGCAGGTGTCTTCTATGTGCGTTATCCAGGGCAGGAACAGGGCGAGATTATTTCCATCACCTTGAAATACACCCCCAGTGTTGTCGGTGACGGCACGCACAGTTTAAGACAGCTGATTGAGCGTTGCCCGCGAGCCGGTCAGTTAGCGCATTTGTATTTCCCACGTCATACACAAAAGCTGGATTGGATTCCCGCAGACGGTGAGGAATATCCTCTCGCGTTTGCTGGCAGTCACAGCCGTGGCTCGATTTTTCGTAATGGCAATCAATACATCACGCAAGCATTAACGCGCAAATTGGATGAGATCTTAAAAGATGTGGATGGCTACTACTACGGCCGTTTAGACATCAAGTTTGCTGATATTGAGTCTTTTATGGCAGGTGAAAACTTTTCTATTTTAGAAATGAATGGTGCCAGCAGTGAAGCCACACATATTTGGGACCGCAATACCAGGTTATCCGAAATTTTCAGCACCTTGCTAAAGCAGTATCGAATTTTGTTCGAGATAGGCGCCTTGCAGAAAAAGCGTGGTTTTAAATCGCCGACGATTCGAGCTTTGTTAAAAGCCTGGCGAGAAGAAAAAGCACTTATTCAGCACTATCCGGCTACTGATTAAATTAAGAGACGTTCTTGTAAGGAAAACCTATGCAATCGGTATTGAAAAAAAAACAAGTCAGTGACTTCCCCGCAGCGACCTATGTGCCAACGGTGCAAGGTTGTCTTGAGGTGTTTGCTCAGGCGTCTCGTTGCTTACAGATGCTCGACGATGACGCTTATCAAGCGTCGATGAAGCCTGTGGTGAACAGTTCTATTGGTGAGCATTTTCGTCATTGGTTAGATGTCTTTAATGCCGTTTATCAAGCGGGAATAGTGATTGATTATAACCAACGTCGTCGTGGTCATAGGGTGGAAACATCGCGCTCTGTTGCCTTAGTTGAAATCGACGAGCTGACAAACTGGCTTACTGGCTTATCGGAAAAAGAGCTTAAGAAAAACGTGAATGTTTTGACCGAAGTCTCTGTTTCGCATACGCAAGCTTGCCTTATGTCGTCGACCTTAGAGCGTGAAATTACCTTTGCGGCGCTGCATGCGAATCATCATTTTGCCATGGTGAAGGTGGCCGCCAGTTTAATGAATAAAAGCATTGATGAAGATTTTGGCATTGCACCCGCCACCGCAACGTTTTTACGAGGGCAATCATAATGTGCTCGGTTTCTTGGTGGATTGATGAGTCAGGTTATCAATTGTTTTTCAATCGTGACGAACAAAAAGCACGTGCGCCAGCGTTGCCACCTCAGTTCTTTTTACAGCAGGGTGTTCAGGTGTTGATGCCAGTGGACCCTGTCGGCAAAGGCAGTTGGATTAGTTTAAATGAGCAAGGGTTGTCGCTTTGTTTGCTGAATAATTATCAAGGCAAAAATCCCGCCGGTGAGCTGGTTAGTCGTGGGCAATTATTAAAGCATTTATCCAGTACGACAAGTATCAGTCAAGTTGAGCTGCAGTTTGCCCTGTTGGATCTTCAGCAGTTTGCACCTTTTACTTTATTAGCCTTTGAATTTGGCTGTGAAAAGGTGCGGGAATTCCAATGGGATGGTGAACGCGTCGCTATTGATTACGCCATATCACCGCATTTTTCGTCTGCAGTGGAACTAGAAACAGTTACGACCTATCGACAATCCATCTATGAGGAACTCACCGTCGCAAGCGCTGACGATTTGCTGTTGTTTCATTCTCAGCACCATCCAGAACAGTCTCATTTTTCGGTTTGTATGCACAGAGAAGACGCTCAAACCGTGAGTTTTACTCGGATTCAGGTCACAAAAGACAATTTTCAAATGAGCTATGTAGCCGGATCGCCTTGCTCGAATTTAACGCCACAAGCGTTGGCGTCTCAGAGCTATTGTTTTCAAGACAATGGTTTTCAAAGCAATCGTTCTCAAGACACGTGTTTTCACGAAAAGGTTTCCCTCGTTAGTGGTTCTTATTAATCAAAATTTAGGAGTTGTTATGACACGTTTAATGATGTTTTTAGCCTTGTTTATGAGCAGTCTGGCGTTTGCGCAAGATGAAATTTACACCGGCTATTTTAGTAATAAAGCACTTAGCGGCTATGACACGGTTGCTTACTTTACGGACCAAAAACCGGCCGAAGGCAGTGCCAAGTTCGTCACTGAATATAAAGGCGCTGATTGGTATTTTGCCTCGCAACAGCATCTGGATATGTTCAAAGCTGAACCTGAAAAATACGCTCCGCAATATGGTGGCTATTGCGCTTGGGCTGTGTCTGCCAAGAACGACTTCGCCTCTTCTGATCCAAAAGATTGGGCCGTGGTCGATGGCAAGCTGTATCTGAATTATGACGACAACATTAAACGCAAGTGGGATCAAGATCCTGCGTTGCACATCAAACAAGCGGATGCCAATTGGCCAAGCCTGATCGGTAAAAAATAATACTTATAAATAAGGTCAATAAAATGAATAAGCAAATTGTGAAATATGTACCAACGGTGTTTATCGCCTTTGTGTTTGTGCAGTCGCTGTTTTTTAAATTCACTGGTTCCTACGAAACCGACCATATCTTTGGCGTGTTGGGGGCTTGGTCTGGTTTGGAATTCTTCGGTCATTACGGTGGTTACATTATTGGTGTGGCCGAACTGATTGCTGCTGTTTTACTCTTTACTCGTTGGCATGGCTTGGGGGCTTTGATGGCGCTGGGGATAATGACTGGTGCGATTATTTTTCACCTATTTACTCCGCTTGGCGTGGTGATGCCTGAGTTTAACGCAGTCGGTGAAGTCGTCGGCAATGACGGTGGTTTGCTATTTATCATGGCGTGTTTGGTTTGGTTATGTGCGGTGTTTTTATCGCTTCGGGATCTTAAAAATCCACAAGGCATCCTAAACAAAATTATCAATAGCGGAGTCTGATTATGTTAGCCAGTCCTTTTCGTTTAAAAAGAATCACGCCATTTGGCGTTGGAGAATCCGTTCTTGAATGGGCGACAGGACTCGCTAAATTAGATCGCTTGTATCAACAAAGGCCCAGCAGCCAGACCAGCTTTGAATTTATGCGTTATACCCTTGAAGCGTTGAACATTGATTATTCCATTGCCAAAGGTGCTGCTGAGGATATTCCCCAAAATGGGCCTGTGGTCATTGTTGCCAACCATCCTCTTGGCGCGATTGAAGGTGTGGTCTTGGCGGACCTAGTTGGACGCGTTCGCAGTGATGTAAAAGTACTGGCCAATGAGTTACTTAAGCGTTTGCCAGAAATCAGTGACTTATTTATTGGCGTGGATGTTTTTGGCGGTAAATTGGCGCAACGTACCAATGGCAAGGCGATTCGAGATGCTCATCGCCATTTGGCTGAGGGCGGTGTGTTGATTGTTTTTCCTGCAGGGGAAGTGTCCACTTATCCGAAAAAATCTAATGATCAGTCAGCAGAAAAGTCGATAGAAAAACGAGCATTAGCCGACATTGAATGGAGTCAGTCGGTCGCTAATTTCTTAAAGCGCAGCGAAGCGACGACGGTGCCGATTTTTATTAATGGCAAAAATAGCGAGTTGTTTTATCAAGCCGGTCGTATCCATCCTTTGCTACGAACCGCTAT from Marinomonas rhizomae harbors:
- a CDS encoding DedA family protein — its product is MIAELQVWLTSGTASLTLLCVGIVLLSYLLEDLAIATAATLSAHGDLPSSLALMSIFIGIATGDLGLYVLGRYARKVRWLRYRALTNSSFKVVRQKLTQRAFLNLFLIRFIPGLRTIGFTLSGFLVIPLPVFFSAVLLATSIWTLVVFTLIYQIGSSVFMQVSELKWLLIPVAFGLLFLMNRFLNKSFTRGMS
- a CDS encoding D-alanine--D-alanine ligase — its product is MSAMVEGQFIAPNRINAGMPLLQVEEEASISPYEFMPSWFFYAPVVVQSLLLGVRHGDVCLPLIANPSIKLSGMVGESKTDILNLAGPVAKQWIEPFITLTKNQESVAVQLEDAQQAMDVAQLSFPIVAKPDLGCRGVGVKLLKSTAQLHDYIQTFPISAQFLLQRKAPYQAEAGVFYVRYPGQEQGEIISITLKYTPSVVGDGTHSLRQLIERCPRAGQLAHLYFPRHTQKLDWIPADGEEYPLAFAGSHSRGSIFRNGNQYITQALTRKLDEILKDVDGYYYGRLDIKFADIESFMAGENFSILEMNGASSEATHIWDRNTRLSEIFSTLLKQYRILFEIGALQKKRGFKSPTIRALLKAWREEKALIQHYPATD
- a CDS encoding NRDE family protein, which translates into the protein MCSVSWWIDESGYQLFFNRDEQKARAPALPPQFFLQQGVQVLMPVDPVGKGSWISLNEQGLSLCLLNNYQGKNPAGELVSRGQLLKHLSSTTSISQVELQFALLDLQQFAPFTLLAFEFGCEKVREFQWDGERVAIDYAISPHFSSAVELETVTTYRQSIYEELTVASADDLLLFHSQHHPEQSHFSVCMHREDAQTVSFTRIQVTKDNFQMSYVAGSPCSNLTPQALASQSYCFQDNGFQSNRSQDTCFHEKVSLVSGSY
- a CDS encoding YHS domain-containing (seleno)protein; translated protein: MTRLMMFLALFMSSLAFAQDEIYTGYFSNKALSGYDTVAYFTDQKPAEGSAKFVTEYKGADWYFASQQHLDMFKAEPEKYAPQYGGYCAWAVSAKNDFASSDPKDWAVVDGKLYLNYDDNIKRKWDQDPALHIKQADANWPSLIGKK